A single Candidatus Aminicenantes bacterium DNA region contains:
- the lysW gene encoding lysine biosynthesis protein LysW — protein sequence MNNPVECPVCGGGLDLPEDAVQGELITCPECNSELELVTVSPLKLEEAPGEAEDWGE from the coding sequence ATGAACAATCCGGTTGAATGCCCTGTCTGCGGGGGGGGGCTGGATCTGCCTGAAGATGCCGTTCAGGGAGAACTGATCACCTGCCCGGAGTGCAACAGTGAGTTGGAGTTGGTAACAGTATCTCCTCTCAAGTTAGAGGAAGCTCCCGGCGAAGCAGAGGACTGGGGCGAGTGA
- a CDS encoding RluA family pseudouridine synthase yields the protein MWTGRQVAGIGMNKLNHGHIYQDRISAADAGARLLDFYTRHYPHSTAAEWWERIRAGQVLRNGVAVDPETRMQNGDKLEWHRPPWREPEAPNDFQVIRTEDSFLVANKPAGLPVLPGANFLENTLLFRVREFYGNACSPMHRLGRWTSGSVMFARTHHAAKTLGAALQAGRFVKIYLARVAGTNLAEAFVVRVPIGSVAYAPLGTLHAASETGRAAESHVEVIYRSEQRDESLAKVTILTGRPHQIRIHLAACGHPLAGDPLYGPGGLPKKGGALPGDPGYSLHAWKLRFPHPDTGARTEVECPPPAWAREFK from the coding sequence ATGTGGACTGGGAGGCAGGTTGCAGGGATCGGAATGAACAAACTGAATCATGGCCATATCTACCAAGACCGGATATCGGCGGCGGATGCGGGCGCCCGCCTGCTGGATTTCTATACCCGGCATTATCCCCATTCCACAGCCGCAGAGTGGTGGGAGCGGATCCGTGCCGGCCAGGTTTTGCGCAATGGTGTCGCCGTGGACCCCGAGACCCGAATGCAGAATGGAGATAAACTGGAGTGGCACCGGCCGCCCTGGAGGGAACCGGAAGCGCCGAACGATTTTCAGGTTATTCGCACAGAGGACTCCTTTCTTGTGGCAAACAAGCCGGCCGGCCTGCCCGTATTGCCCGGAGCCAATTTCCTGGAAAACACGCTTCTGTTCAGGGTGAGGGAGTTCTATGGCAATGCCTGTTCGCCCATGCATCGTCTGGGACGCTGGACTTCCGGATCCGTAATGTTTGCGCGGACTCACCATGCGGCGAAAACCCTGGGAGCGGCGCTGCAGGCTGGACGCTTCGTTAAGATTTATCTGGCCCGGGTGGCCGGCACTAATCTGGCGGAGGCTTTCGTTGTCCGTGTTCCCATCGGCTCCGTTGCCTATGCGCCACTGGGTACCTTACACGCCGCTTCCGAGACCGGTCGCGCGGCCGAAAGTCATGTGGAAGTCATATACAGGAGTGAGCAGAGAGACGAAAGCCTGGCGAAAGTCACGATCTTAACCGGGCGGCCCCACCAGATCCGCATCCACCTGGCGGCCTGCGGTCATCCCCTGGCGGGCGATCCCCTGTACGGTCCGGGTGGTCTTCCCAAAAAAGGCGGGGCGTTGCCCGGAGACCCGGGCTACAGCCTGCACGCCTGGAAATTGAGGTTTCCCCACCCGGATACGGGGGCACGGACAGAGGTGGAATGCCCGCCGCCCGCATGGGCCCGAGAATTCAAATAA
- a CDS encoding N-acetylmuramoyl-L-alanine amidase: MKHTTMIIGLLLLPVTAFCLNVSVRSFDYSDYTRLVFEADRSFAYSVSSRDNGFDLRLQQAARTDPENIQLKESRCVQRVDVLPRHDGTVYRVVTHIPVRFQRQFVLENPFRVVFDLEADSGNPTAVSQPPQVEAVSAPDRPEGTSINTICIDPGHGGTDLGARAGTTDLVEKDITLKVGLKVKQLIESRLGLRVVMTRDSDSEISLDSRAAMANNQKAQVFVSIHVNSSYRRGARGTETYYVSLEATDKEASELARKENTSMGGDAFDPAAADDLRLILWNMAQTEYIKESSKLATYIQNQLNEVMNTRNRGVKQAPFRVLMRAAMPAVLVEIAFLSNSDEEKLLARDGFLSRVAGGIYTGIAQFVTYHNQRYK, translated from the coding sequence ATGAAACATACTACCATGATTATCGGCTTGCTGCTGCTGCCGGTCACGGCCTTCTGCTTAAACGTCAGCGTACGCTCTTTTGATTATTCGGATTACACCCGCCTCGTTTTCGAAGCAGACCGCAGTTTTGCCTATAGTGTCTCTTCACGAGACAACGGTTTTGACTTGCGGCTGCAGCAGGCGGCACGTACGGATCCTGAAAATATCCAGTTAAAGGAAAGCCGTTGCGTTCAGCGGGTGGATGTTTTGCCGCGCCATGACGGCACGGTTTACCGGGTGGTTACCCACATACCGGTTCGCTTCCAGCGGCAGTTTGTCCTGGAAAATCCTTTCCGCGTGGTATTTGATCTCGAGGCCGACTCCGGTAATCCAACTGCGGTCTCGCAACCTCCCCAGGTTGAAGCCGTGTCTGCGCCGGATCGTCCCGAGGGAACAAGCATCAATACGATCTGCATCGATCCGGGTCATGGCGGTACCGACCTGGGCGCCAGGGCTGGAACAACCGACCTGGTGGAAAAGGACATTACGCTCAAAGTGGGCCTGAAAGTAAAGCAGTTGATCGAGTCACGTTTGGGTTTGCGGGTGGTCATGACGCGGGACAGCGACTCAGAGATTTCCCTGGATTCGCGGGCGGCCATGGCCAATAACCAGAAAGCCCAGGTATTTGTTTCGATTCACGTCAATTCTTCTTACCGGCGCGGTGCTCGCGGTACGGAAACATACTATGTCAGCCTGGAGGCCACGGACAAGGAGGCCTCCGAACTGGCGCGGAAAGAAAACACTTCCATGGGAGGAGACGCTTTTGATCCCGCTGCGGCCGATGACTTGAGGCTCATTTTGTGGAACATGGCCCAGACGGAGTACATCAAGGAATCTTCCAAGTTGGCCACCTACATTCAGAACCAGCTCAACGAGGTGATGAATACCCGTAACCGCGGTGTGAAACAGGCTCCCTTTCGTGTGCTCATGCGCGCGGCCATGCCCGCGGTGCTGGTGGAGATCGCTTTTCTTTCCAATTCTGACGAAGAAAAACTGTTGGCCCGGGATGGATTCCTCAGCCGTGTGGCCGGGGGTATCTACACGGGGATCGCCCAGTTTGTCACTTATCATAACCAGCGTTATAAATGA
- a CDS encoding glutamate racemase: MNKKPIGVFDSGIGGLTVYRAIKQRMPRERVIYLGDTARLPYGSKSESTIIRFSEENAHFLVNHEVKLIVVACNSSSSYAVPHLQANLEVPVIGVIEPGAEAAVDFSRKKAGVIGTTATIMSGAYEKAIRRRNPDLEIISRDCPLFVPLVEEGWVDHTVTRMVAEEYLLPLKKAGIDSLVLGCTHYPVLSKVVGAVMGEAIRLIDSGLTTARQVELILGNRGWLNHEPPDQEDDFFVTDFPERFRRVGEVFLNRKIARVSVAGT; the protein is encoded by the coding sequence ATGAATAAAAAACCCATCGGCGTATTCGATTCCGGTATCGGCGGCCTGACTGTATATCGCGCCATTAAGCAACGAATGCCCCGGGAGCGAGTGATCTACCTGGGAGATACGGCACGCCTGCCGTATGGCTCGAAGTCGGAATCAACCATCATTCGCTTTTCAGAGGAGAACGCGCATTTTTTGGTGAATCACGAGGTCAAACTGATCGTGGTGGCTTGCAACTCCTCTTCTTCTTACGCGGTTCCCCACCTTCAGGCAAACCTGGAGGTGCCTGTGATCGGCGTGATTGAACCCGGCGCCGAGGCCGCGGTAGACTTCAGCCGCAAAAAAGCAGGTGTGATTGGAACCACCGCCACCATTATGTCCGGAGCTTATGAAAAGGCCATTCGCAGGCGTAACCCCGATCTGGAAATTATCTCCCGGGATTGTCCCCTGTTTGTTCCGCTGGTGGAAGAGGGATGGGTGGATCACACAGTGACGCGAATGGTGGCGGAAGAGTACTTACTGCCTTTGAAAAAGGCGGGTATCGACAGCCTGGTGCTGGGTTGTACGCATTATCCGGTACTCAGTAAAGTTGTCGGGGCCGTAATGGGCGAAGCGATCCGCCTCATCGACTCGGGTTTGACGACCGCCAGGCAGGTGGAATTGATTCTGGGTAACCGGGGCTGGCTCAACCACGAACCCCCCGATCAAGAGGACGATTTTTTTGTCACCGATTTTCCGGAACGGTTCCGCCGTGTGGGGGAAGTTTTTTTGAACCGCAAAATAGCCAGGGTATCAGTGGCTGGCACATGA
- a CDS encoding 2-isopropylmalate synthase — MNPKTVRVLDTTLREGEQTPGICFPPHAKAAIADILETMGIDIIEAGHPLVSSRTWAGVLAVRRRIRRALVAAHARTKPGDLVAALDCGVDLVGIFFCVSDQRLAHHDITLNAAIDRICSIIRQSKEQAPEVLVRYTPEDTVRSAWKNVRQAACAAVDAGADIISVADTTGAMIPGGEHSLKPYVARMQDEFSRRGLNAEIAVHCHNDRGLALANALDGIRGGATIVDASVLGLGERAGIVDLATLLSALCNDMGLDHHWDLTRLPHLYNTVSRFSGIQPGVNAPIIGRHAFTHCAGVHTQAALNNPVHYESLHPEMFGRSRKVALDHMSGMSSLRYSLEQIGCDELDPELTTRLLDEVKHIGHSGRCIDLVELRWLVDSIRSEFSSGENHDSYHPCSFADPAG; from the coding sequence GTGAATCCGAAAACCGTCCGTGTCCTGGACACCACGTTGCGTGAAGGGGAACAGACTCCCGGAATCTGCTTCCCTCCACACGCCAAAGCGGCGATTGCCGACATTCTGGAAACCATGGGCATCGATATCATTGAAGCCGGCCATCCGCTCGTCAGTTCAAGGACCTGGGCGGGGGTGCTGGCCGTGCGCCGCCGGATCCGCCGGGCCCTGGTTGCCGCCCACGCGCGCACAAAGCCCGGAGACCTGGTTGCAGCCCTGGACTGCGGGGTGGATCTTGTGGGAATCTTTTTCTGCGTTTCCGACCAGCGCTTGGCCCACCACGACATCACCCTGAACGCCGCCATTGATCGCATCTGCTCTATCATCCGTCAGAGCAAGGAACAGGCACCTGAAGTCCTGGTTCGATACACCCCAGAGGACACGGTGCGCTCCGCCTGGAAGAACGTCCGACAGGCGGCGTGTGCCGCGGTTGATGCCGGAGCGGACATTATCAGTGTAGCGGACACCACCGGCGCCATGATTCCCGGGGGGGAACACTCCCTGAAGCCCTATGTGGCCCGCATGCAAGACGAATTTTCCCGCCGTGGATTGAATGCGGAAATCGCCGTCCATTGTCATAATGACCGTGGTCTGGCATTGGCGAACGCCCTTGACGGCATCCGCGGGGGGGCGACAATCGTGGACGCATCGGTATTGGGACTGGGGGAACGTGCCGGCATCGTTGATCTGGCCACCTTGCTGTCTGCTCTGTGCAACGATATGGGACTTGACCACCATTGGGATCTTACCCGGCTTCCGCATCTCTACAACACAGTCAGTCGCTTTTCCGGTATCCAGCCCGGCGTAAACGCTCCAATCATCGGCCGCCACGCGTTTACCCACTGCGCCGGGGTTCACACCCAGGCCGCGCTCAACAATCCGGTACATTACGAAAGCCTGCACCCGGAAATGTTCGGGCGCTCCCGCAAAGTCGCGCTGGACCACATGTCAGGCATGTCTTCCCTGCGCTACTCCCTGGAGCAAATCGGATGCGACGAATTGGACCCGGAATTGACGACACGGCTGTTGGATGAGGTTAAACATATCGGTCACTCAGGTAGATGCATTGATCTGGTTGAACTGCGCTGGCTGGTGGATTCAATTAGATCCGAATTTTCCTCTGGAGAAAATCATGATTCATATCACCCTTGTTCATTCGCTGATCCGGCGGGATGA
- a CDS encoding (Fe-S)-binding protein, whose translation MLTLIEKTVFVLLALAAVFLAMREFRRKALLIQRGRPFQRSDRPLVRFWYALRRVVLQLCAYENRPVVGFFHSMIFWGFLVYLLVTINHVVEGFFSGFNLLGQGGIRTVVLFGANIFAGMILLAAVFFLVRRYVFRPSTLDIPSMESAVILGFISTLMLSFVFYEALKLYGPETMVSGNFLAVWVKAHWLPAIMSKATQEVWLRVLWWLHILVVMAFGVLIPFSKHLHLVAGPVNLFFKNHGVRAEIPVVDLEEQEYFGTPKIVDLTRKDLLDLFSCAECGRCDDVCPALRTGKALSPKALLHKMQLHLLEIGETPRDDLKTLLGEVVSEEEIWACTTCGACMEVCPMFNEHIPKITGMRQYGVMMESRFPEELQTLFRGLENQGNPWGINAQERSKWMEGLDVPLIADKGETDVLLWVGCEGAYDSHAQKHTRMLVEVLKKAGVDFAILGDSEKCCGDPARRAGHEYLFQILAMENIENLNSYKFRRIVTMCPHGLHVLRHEYQRMGGEYAVMHYTQLLEELVNNGSLRLHAGTKSHRVTFHDPCYLGRYQGEYDAPRRLLRAAVKDGCLVEMTHNRDKSFCCGAGGGGMWKEEEGEGRMSHARIQDACARGADTLVTACPYCSVMFKDAIEETGSNDIQTRDLIHFIHKNMT comes from the coding sequence ATGTTGACACTGATTGAAAAAACCGTTTTCGTTTTGTTGGCGTTGGCAGCGGTCTTTCTGGCCATGCGGGAGTTTCGGCGCAAGGCGCTGTTGATTCAACGGGGACGGCCGTTCCAAAGGAGTGACCGGCCGCTGGTGCGCTTCTGGTACGCCCTGCGTCGCGTGGTGCTGCAGCTTTGCGCTTATGAGAACCGGCCCGTGGTGGGTTTTTTCCACTCAATGATATTCTGGGGATTCCTGGTTTACCTGTTGGTCACCATCAACCATGTGGTTGAAGGTTTCTTTTCCGGCTTCAACCTGCTGGGACAAGGCGGGATTCGTACGGTGGTGCTGTTCGGCGCCAATATCTTTGCGGGCATGATCCTGCTGGCGGCGGTTTTCTTCCTGGTGCGGCGCTATGTGTTCCGGCCGTCAACCCTGGATATCCCTTCAATGGAATCCGCAGTGATTCTGGGTTTTATCTCCACGCTTATGCTGAGTTTCGTTTTTTATGAAGCCCTGAAACTCTACGGTCCCGAAACGATGGTTTCCGGCAATTTTCTGGCGGTATGGGTCAAAGCCCACTGGCTGCCTGCGATAATGTCGAAAGCAACCCAGGAAGTGTGGTTGCGGGTCTTGTGGTGGCTGCATATTCTGGTGGTAATGGCATTCGGTGTCCTGATCCCCTTTTCCAAGCATCTCCACCTGGTGGCCGGTCCGGTCAACCTGTTTTTCAAGAATCATGGTGTGCGTGCCGAGATCCCCGTGGTTGATTTGGAAGAACAGGAGTATTTCGGAACACCCAAGATCGTGGACCTGACCCGCAAAGACCTGCTGGACCTGTTTTCCTGTGCCGAGTGCGGCCGTTGTGATGATGTGTGCCCGGCTTTGCGCACAGGCAAGGCGCTTTCCCCCAAAGCGTTGCTGCACAAAATGCAACTCCATTTGCTGGAAATCGGTGAGACACCGCGGGATGATTTAAAAACCCTGTTGGGCGAAGTGGTGAGCGAAGAGGAAATCTGGGCATGTACCACTTGTGGCGCCTGCATGGAAGTCTGCCCCATGTTCAACGAGCACATCCCCAAAATCACGGGAATGCGCCAGTACGGGGTGATGATGGAATCCCGTTTTCCCGAAGAGCTGCAGACCCTTTTTCGCGGCCTGGAGAACCAGGGCAATCCCTGGGGGATCAACGCCCAGGAACGTTCCAAGTGGATGGAAGGCCTGGATGTACCCTTGATCGCGGATAAGGGTGAAACCGATGTGTTGTTGTGGGTGGGCTGTGAAGGCGCTTATGACAGCCATGCCCAGAAGCACACCCGCATGCTGGTGGAAGTACTGAAAAAGGCCGGGGTGGATTTTGCCATCCTGGGAGACAGTGAGAAATGCTGCGGTGACCCGGCACGCAGGGCGGGGCACGAATACCTGTTTCAGATTTTGGCCATGGAGAACATTGAAAATCTGAACAGTTATAAATTCCGCCGCATTGTTACCATGTGTCCCCATGGATTGCATGTGCTGCGGCATGAATACCAGCGCATGGGTGGTGAATATGCGGTGATGCATTACACCCAACTGCTGGAAGAACTGGTCAACAACGGTTCATTGCGGTTGCATGCCGGAACAAAGTCGCATCGTGTCACTTTTCATGACCCCTGCTACCTGGGCCGCTACCAGGGTGAGTACGATGCGCCGCGTCGCTTGCTTCGGGCCGCTGTTAAAGACGGTTGCCTGGTGGAAATGACCCATAACCGCGACAAGTCGTTTTGCTGCGGCGCCGGTGGCGGCGGCATGTGGAAAGAGGAAGAGGGCGAAGGTCGCATGAGTCACGCTCGCATACAGGATGCCTGCGCCCGCGGCGCGGACACTTTAGTCACTGCGTGTCCCTATTGTTCCGTCATGTTCAAGGATGCCATTGAGGAAACCGGGTCCAATGATATTCAAACCCGTGACCTGATCCACTTTATCCACAAAAACATGACCTAA
- a CDS encoding DEAD/DEAH box helicase, translating into MKCDSVCPRTRDGNADMQTQLFENLGLNDSLTAGINDLGFTTPTPIQTQVIPHILEGKRDLVGLAQTGTGKTAAFGLPLVQQVNLQTPHIQALVLSPTRELCLQIARDIKSFARHIKGFKALAIYGGASMETQVAGLKRSPQIVVATPGRLLDLMRRGKVDLSSLDSLVLDEADEMLNMGFAEDLTAILAGTPSDKRTYLFSATMPREVAAIAAGYLTDPNEITSGPRNSGAENVHHVYYTVAASNRYQALKRIVDMSPEIYGIVFCRTRQETREVADKLALDGYNADALHGDLSQAQRDHVMDRFRKKNLALVVATDIAARGLDVTDLTHIINYNLPDELQSYTHRSGRTGRAGKSGTSIVIINRKETHKIRMIEKLTGKQFEARPVPDGKAVCAQKLAHFIHRIQNAEAIDPGMEPFMEPIVRELTAMDKEDLIRRLISLEFKRVLEDYRRAPDLNAREKPDPRNKTNKPSFSAMPMTRFRINVGRRHEISPPAVIGMVNDLSGKRDIQIGRIEIKQSFSIFEIDRSFEHLILKSFHNARFSGTPLMIEVAPAAPPASRTIRNIRSNGSRQHRKGPALGAGIGSRTC; encoded by the coding sequence ATGAAATGTGATTCGGTTTGCCCACGAACTCGGGACGGGAACGCAGACATGCAGACACAACTTTTTGAAAACCTGGGATTGAATGACAGCCTGACGGCGGGGATCAATGATTTGGGATTCACCACTCCAACCCCCATCCAGACGCAGGTGATCCCTCACATTCTGGAGGGAAAACGCGACCTGGTGGGCCTGGCCCAGACGGGAACAGGCAAGACCGCCGCTTTCGGACTGCCCCTGGTACAACAAGTCAACCTTCAGACGCCCCATATCCAGGCCCTGGTGTTGAGCCCCACCCGGGAGCTCTGTCTGCAGATCGCCCGGGACATCAAATCCTTTGCCCGCCACATCAAGGGCTTCAAGGCCCTTGCCATCTACGGAGGTGCCAGCATGGAGACCCAGGTCGCCGGCCTGAAGCGTTCTCCCCAGATCGTGGTGGCCACACCCGGCCGCCTGCTGGACCTGATGCGCCGCGGCAAAGTCGATCTTTCTTCTCTGGACTCTCTGGTGCTGGATGAAGCAGACGAGATGTTGAACATGGGTTTTGCGGAAGATCTTACCGCCATATTGGCGGGCACTCCCTCAGATAAGCGTACTTATCTCTTTTCCGCCACCATGCCCCGCGAAGTAGCCGCCATCGCCGCCGGCTACCTGACCGACCCGAACGAGATCACTTCGGGCCCGCGCAACTCCGGTGCCGAGAATGTCCATCACGTGTACTACACCGTTGCGGCCAGCAACCGCTACCAGGCCTTGAAACGCATCGTTGACATGTCCCCGGAAATCTACGGCATCGTATTCTGCCGTACCCGCCAGGAAACCCGGGAGGTGGCGGATAAACTGGCCCTGGACGGCTACAACGCAGACGCCCTCCACGGCGACCTGTCGCAGGCCCAGCGAGACCATGTGATGGACCGGTTCCGCAAAAAGAACCTGGCCCTGGTTGTGGCCACAGACATCGCCGCCCGTGGCCTGGATGTCACCGATCTGACCCACATTATCAACTACAACCTCCCCGACGAGCTGCAGAGCTATACCCACCGCAGCGGCCGTACCGGGCGTGCGGGGAAAAGCGGAACTTCCATCGTCATCATCAACCGCAAGGAAACCCACAAGATCCGCATGATTGAAAAACTGACCGGCAAGCAGTTCGAAGCGCGTCCCGTTCCGGACGGAAAGGCCGTATGCGCGCAGAAATTAGCCCACTTCATCCACCGGATCCAGAACGCCGAAGCCATTGACCCCGGCATGGAGCCCTTCATGGAGCCGATAGTACGCGAATTGACCGCCATGGATAAAGAAGACCTCATCCGCCGTTTAATTTCGCTTGAATTCAAGCGCGTATTGGAAGACTATCGCCGGGCTCCGGACCTGAACGCGCGCGAAAAACCGGACCCCCGGAACAAGACGAACAAACCCTCTTTCTCAGCCATGCCCATGACCCGTTTCCGTATCAACGTGGGCCGTCGTCACGAAATCTCGCCCCCGGCAGTGATCGGCATGGTCAATGACCTCTCGGGAAAACGCGACATCCAGATCGGGCGCATCGAAATCAAGCAGTCATTTTCCATTTTTGAAATCGACCGCTCCTTCGAGCACCTGATCCTGAAGTCTTTTCACAATGCCCGCTTCTCTGGAACCCCATTGATGATCGAGGTGGCGCCGGCAGCACCCCCCGCTTCGCGGACCATCCGCAACATCCGCAGCAACGGCTCCCGGCAGCACCGCAAGGGCCCGGCTTTGGGCGCAGGAATCGGAAGCCGAACCTGTTAA
- a CDS encoding calcium/sodium antiporter encodes MWTAGLAVAAGLALLAWSADRFVLGASSTAQHAGLPPLLIGMVVVGFGTSLPEMIVSTLAALDGNPDLGLGNGWGSNIANIALILGLAALARPVMVRSKVLTAELPLLTIVTLMAIGLVLDGNLARWESVVLLLLFASLMAWTIRSGRQSGADAFGSEIEVDLSTHPMPKQRAVAWTLAGLVLLAVSSRMLVWGSVRLARGLGVSELVIGLSIVALGTSLPELASAVAAVRRGENDIALGNVLGSNLFNTLAVVGLAGVIHPFRTAPEVVWRDGVVMLGLTVSLFVIGRGFRGRPGMINRWEGAFLLAVYICYIAWLGSGIVAK; translated from the coding sequence ATGTGGACCGCGGGTTTGGCCGTGGCGGCCGGATTGGCATTGCTGGCGTGGAGTGCGGATCGTTTTGTGCTGGGCGCTTCATCCACTGCGCAGCACGCCGGCCTTCCGCCGCTTTTGATCGGCATGGTGGTGGTCGGATTCGGAACTTCGCTGCCGGAAATGATTGTGTCCACCCTGGCGGCCCTGGACGGCAACCCGGACCTGGGATTGGGCAACGGCTGGGGTTCGAACATCGCCAATATCGCCCTGATCCTGGGATTGGCCGCACTGGCCCGGCCGGTTATGGTTCGCTCCAAAGTGTTAACCGCCGAACTTCCCCTCCTGACGATCGTCACGCTTATGGCCATTGGCCTCGTACTGGACGGTAACCTGGCAAGGTGGGAATCGGTTGTGCTGCTATTGCTTTTTGCATCTCTGATGGCCTGGACCATTCGCAGCGGCCGGCAATCCGGAGCGGATGCCTTTGGCTCGGAAATTGAGGTGGACCTATCAACCCACCCCATGCCCAAGCAGCGGGCCGTTGCCTGGACCCTGGCCGGACTTGTTCTCCTGGCGGTCAGTTCGCGTATGCTGGTATGGGGATCCGTGCGCCTGGCCCGGGGGCTGGGTGTGTCTGAGCTGGTGATCGGTCTTTCCATCGTGGCATTGGGCACTTCTCTGCCGGAGCTGGCATCCGCCGTAGCCGCGGTGCGTCGAGGCGAGAACGATATCGCCCTGGGCAACGTCCTGGGCTCGAACCTTTTCAACACCTTAGCCGTGGTGGGCCTGGCCGGAGTGATCCACCCTTTTCGTACCGCTCCTGAAGTGGTATGGCGGGATGGCGTGGTCATGCTCGGGCTCACGGTTTCGCTGTTCGTGATCGGGCGCGGTTTCCGCGGCCGTCCCGGAATGATCAACCGCTGGGAGGGCGCTTTTCTGCTGGCCGTCTATATCTGCTATATCGCTTGGCTGGGCAGCGGGATCGTGGCGAAGTAG
- a CDS encoding dodecin domain-containing protein, with amino-acid sequence MSTVKVIELIGASDKSWEDAAANAVREASETVSNIVGVEVTAQTAKVSNSRITEYRSTVKVAFRVKADR; translated from the coding sequence ATGTCTACAGTCAAAGTTATTGAATTGATCGGTGCATCCGATAAGAGTTGGGAAGACGCGGCGGCCAACGCAGTCCGCGAAGCATCGGAAACCGTGTCCAACATCGTCGGCGTGGAAGTGACCGCCCAGACCGCCAAGGTGTCCAACAGCCGGATCACCGAGTATCGCTCTACCGTAAAAGTAGCCTTCCGGGTTAAAGCAGATCGATAG
- the lysX gene encoding lysine biosynthesis protein LysX, translating into MIHITLVHSLIRRDEKLIMQAFDRHPRVRWTALDDRRHCLSPNLSLPHTDLYFCRSLSQGNTLAWLEYLGNQDQRCVNSFEVVRTCGDKFSTSLALQRAGVPQPLFCLALTAEQALCAMEEMGFPVVVKPLVGSWGRLIALIKDRDAAEAVLEHKTRLGGVAHQHIYIQEHISKPGRDIRAFVVNDECIAAIYRESSHWITNTARGGKAFNCPITDEIHEIALKASLAVGGGILAVDLLESDHGLLVNEINHNMEFKNSIDVTGVNIPERTLEGLLSLVEN; encoded by the coding sequence ATGATTCATATCACCCTTGTTCATTCGCTGATCCGGCGGGATGAAAAACTCATTATGCAGGCTTTTGATCGCCACCCGCGCGTTCGCTGGACCGCCCTGGATGACCGTAGACATTGCCTGTCACCCAACCTCTCTTTGCCACACACGGATCTGTATTTTTGCCGCAGCCTTTCCCAGGGCAATACCCTGGCCTGGCTGGAGTACCTGGGGAATCAAGACCAGCGCTGTGTGAACTCTTTCGAGGTGGTACGGACCTGTGGAGACAAATTCTCCACTTCACTTGCCCTGCAGCGTGCGGGTGTACCCCAACCTTTGTTCTGCCTGGCATTGACGGCTGAGCAGGCCTTGTGTGCAATGGAAGAAATGGGATTCCCCGTGGTCGTCAAGCCCCTGGTCGGTTCCTGGGGACGCCTCATTGCGCTGATCAAAGACAGGGACGCGGCCGAAGCCGTACTCGAGCATAAAACCCGCTTGGGCGGTGTCGCGCATCAGCACATCTACATCCAGGAACATATATCGAAACCCGGCCGGGACATCCGTGCGTTTGTGGTCAATGATGAATGCATCGCCGCCATTTACCGCGAGTCTTCGCACTGGATCACCAACACCGCCCGGGGAGGAAAGGCTTTTAATTGCCCGATCACGGATGAAATCCACGAAATCGCGCTGAAAGCATCCTTGGCCGTTGGTGGAGGCATTCTTGCCGTTGATTTGCTGGAAAGTGATCACGGCCTGCTGGTCAACGAAATCAATCATAACATGGAGTTCAAAAACTCCATTGACGTTACCGGTGTAAACATCCCGGAGCGAACCTTGGAAGGGCTTTTGAGCCTTGTGGAGAATTGA